The Brassica napus cultivar Da-Ae chromosome C1, Da-Ae, whole genome shotgun sequence DNA segment TTTCGACCCGGCTTCGTCCTCCACGTTCAAGTCTCTCTCTTGCTCGGCCCCACAGTGCGGTTCTCTAGAAGTTTCCGCTTGTCGCTCGGACAAGTGTCTCTACCAAGTTAGTTACGGAGACGGATCTTTCACCGTTGGAGATTACGCTACCGATACGGTGACGTTTGGAACCAACGGTAAAGTAAACGACGTCGCTTTGGGATGTGGGCACGATAACGAAGGTCTTTTCACGGGAGCGGCCGGTTTACTCGGTTTAGGAGGTGGAGCTTTGTCTATGACTAATCAGATTAAAGCGACGTCGTTCTCCTACTGCCTCGTTGATCGTGACTCGGGGAAGTCCTCGAGTCTCGACTTCAACTCGGTCCAAGCCGGAACCGGAGACGCGACGGCTCCGCTTCTCCGCAACAGCAAGATCGACACTTTCTACTACGTCGGACTCAGCGGGTTCAGCGTCGGCGGTCAGCAAGTCTCCATCCCTTCGTCGGTGTTCGCCGTCGACGCTTCGGGAGCCGGAGGAGTGATCTTGGACTGTGGAACCGCCGTGACTCGTCTCCAGACTCAGGCCTACAACTCGCTGCGCGACGCGTTTGTTAAACTCACGGCGAATCTCAAGAAGGGGACGTCGAGCATCTCACTCTTCGACACTTGCTACGACTTCTCGTCTCTCTCCACCGTGAAAGTCCCGACGGTGGCGTTTCATTTCACCGGTGGTAAGTCGATTGATTTGCCGGCGAAGAATTACTTGATCCCTGTGGATGACGCCGGAACGTTCTGCTTTGCTTTTGCTCCGACGTCGTCTTCTTTGTCGATCATCGGGAACGTGCAGCAGCAAGGGACACGTATCACTTACGATCTGGCGAATAATCTTATCGGATTGTCAGCGAATCAATGCTAAAGGCagtggatgatgatgattaatAGGTTTTACAGTTCTATCAGTAAAACTCTTATTAGTTCTTGTTTCTTTAATATGGATTACAAAATCTTAAGTGTGAATGTTtcctttatctttttatttaattaatcgGTAGTTATTTTCGGCTGTTTATCGATTAATAAATAGGATTagtataaatttgaaaatgctGTCTGAGGGAGAAGCTTTTAGTTATTTGTTTGATAGTTTCTtgtctttgtgagaaagagcatgtcaattttatataaaagcAGGGTCTTAttgtaacaaaagaaaagtcTTTAAAACACTTTTGTTGTGGCCcctatcttttatattttaaactgTTGTCTGAATCTACCAACTGTATGAAACAGTCAATGTGAAAGTAAAAGCATGATTATTCAGAGATTCTCGGTGTGGGATTCTTAGCGAAATATAAAAActcgtctcttaatttttaactaaaaaagttaagaaccatctcttaaaactcttatttaagagtcggttcttaacttttttagttaaaagttaagagacgggttcttatattccgctaagaaccctaCTTTAAGACCATTTTTAACGCAAGTGCTTACGCCCAATGCTTaggtaattaatgattttttaaaaagaaaaatgggaTTAATTAGAAAACACGGCGCTTAAAGAGGGAGTAGAAGAATCGGTGCTAAATGGACATGTGTTGGGCAATGgttacatctctctctctccctctcgcaCAAAACGCATCGGTTTCTCTCTTTCGTCGTCGTAGACGAAACCGCGTCTCTCCACCTCTCCTCGTCGAATCCGCCGGTGCTTCTTGTTTTCTCACCGATCGGTTGGAGCCGTCGGCATTTGTGTCGGTGGAAAGCTCGTATCTGTCGGTGGTCTCGCCGATCGTGTCCTATTTGATCGCCGACGACGCGTCTCTCAAGCTCTCCTACACCACACCGCCTCTCATTCTTCATCTCTCCTCGGCGACGAATCGCGGCGTCTCCCTCGGTGGCTCAACCTCTCTCTCCACGGCTGAACTCGACGAAGCGAAAGGTAAAGCAGAGTAATTATCTGTTTTAGTCTTAAACTTCCAATTGATGCATGTCTTAGATCGTGGTCTTAGACTGTCTTAATCTGTGAATTGATGCATGTCTTAGATTGTGGTCTTATTACACTGTCTCTATTTATTTCAACTTGATTTGTTTGCTTCATATAAccggtcttcttcttctccattttgATTTGGCTttttctgtgtgtgctgagatGGTTGGGATGAAGAGGACATCAATGTTCATAACGGATCAAGATACATCAAGGTCCGTCTAAGATGGTTTGGATCAAGATGGTTCGGGTCAATGGTCTAAAGGTTCGACTACAATGGCAATAAAGGTAACACACAACTCCTGCATATAGTCTCAGCTTGATGTTGATTTAGTTTGTGTGTGTGACTGCTTGTGCTTTTGGTTTGAATTGAAAAGATTGAGCTCGGTTTTATGCTTTGGAATTGAACTGATTGTGCTTTTGGTCTGAATTGAATTGATTGAGCTCGGGTTTATGCTTTTGGATTGAACTGATTGTGCTTTTGATGTTGATCTCGTTTGCGCCTGTGAACTGATTACTTTTGTGTTGTTGAATTGAATAGAGTTAACTCGGTTTTATGCTTTTGGTTTGAACTGATTGTGCTTTTGATGTCTTAGATCAATGAATAGATTCAACTGATTATTTTTGTGGTTTGGATTGTATAGATTTATTGCCATTGTACTAATAAATAGATGTGTTAGATAAATGTGTTAGTTGATGTGTGATTAATGCGTTAGATAAATGTGTTAGTTAAGGGTCTAGTCGACATGGTTGGGTGTTGAACTCGTTGATCAAATGTGATCAATGCCTCTTTCCCTCTTctcttctataaaaaaatatcctTCTTCTACTTCTACTTCTCATTATTTTCTTCTACTTCTACTTCTCATTACTTTCTTCTTTTCCATCTATCAAAACtgactttttttctttctatgttGAGACATTCAAATATGGATTCCAATACATATATATCGTTCTCAAACTTTGTAGACCTTCTGAATAGTCAGCAGGAGACTGTCTTTGGTGAATGCATATATATATCACTCGGCCTTGGTGTTGCTCCCCGATGTGGGACTTTTGCTTCCCTTTCTCCTTCATTTAAGCCGAATTGGCTTTTATTATTATGACCCAAAGGTCCATTTCTTTTCacagatttttaattattctgaTAAGCCATGGGCTTAGAATAATTgatccaacaatcccccacataaatagaaatgactctaaacatatgcagactaaatgcagactcgaAGGACTCTAAAACTATACTTATTTTAATCCTGACTAGACTAGACAGACTTATCAagagtgtttgcgaaaaattcactgtgtttgagttggtggcatttttaagccttgaaccactcatagttaatatatgtcgggtttactttaccagaaggttatgtcttgaaccaaccggtgttttatgtagaccgagacaacatgcataacgcagcttcattttctcgtagaacttagttctctattgtgttcattgtggctctgaactattcctggttttcatgagtgaacttagagaatatagccttgcatttattctcctagaaacggccttatttcacaactctcagcttcattgaaaagcttcctccaagctatgcggatttcaagaactatttgaaacacaagaagaagaagatggggctcgaggagctcatcatgaggcttcagatggaatccagaaaccgaacTGTTGACAAAGTCACTGCtaaggagcacagtgtcaacatggctgagcacaaaggcaaaggaaaggcacacACTAATTCTCCTGCCAGgccttccaaaactgctgcagccttgaaggcttctggaaaaaaacttcaagaacaaaggtATTGAGATCAATACGAATGTAGAGAAGTTCAAGgggaaatgtcactactgccacaaagtggggcacaagactgttgagtgtcgcaaaaagatcaaggatgagaaggctcaggcaAATCTCACTGAGGAATATCTCGTTGATGTGAtgactgaagccaacatggttgaaagcaacaaccccaaggaatggtggtatgacactggtgcaaccacccacatttgcaccgatagggcGATTTTCAGCACCTATCAGAAAAGCGAGACTCAGGAGAAGCTCAGGAAgggaaacactgcagtctccaagattgaaggacgcggcaatgtgattttaaagatgacatctggacgtgaggtcactctgacgaatgtgaagcatgtgcctgacatgaggaaAAACCTGGTCTCCggaaccttgctcagcaagaatggattcgccacaaGTTTTGAGGCGAacaagctcgtgattaggaagaatgagatgtatttgggaaaggggtatgttaagggtggacttgtcaagttgaatgtaatgacagttcctccgaaagttgtagctccaaaagtttcaatgaataagaaatagccagttgcttatttggttgagtcttttaatatatggcatgaaagattatgccatgtaaactacaaatctatacaaagattaatgaatttaaatttaattcctaaatgcaaaacaagtaaacaaaaatgtgaaatatgcgtacaggctaagctcacAAAAACGCCATCATCTCATGTTGAAAGAACAaataaacctctagatttaattcacaccaatttatgtgatttaaaatacatacaaactagaggtgggaaaaaatactttgtgaccttcatagataacttcacaaaatattgttatgtatatttattacatagcaaagacgaaaccttagaaaaatttaaagaatttaaactcgaggtcgaaaatcagcttaaaacaactattaaagtagttagaagcaACAGAGGAGGCAagtatgatggtccattcaatgcattcTTTAAAGAAtatggaataatccatcaaactacagctccttactcaccagaatctaatggagttgctgaacgcaagaatcaaactctaaaagagatgatgaatgcaatgttgcaggaatctgggttacTCCGGAACATGTGGGGAGAAGCattgcttaccactaattatatcctcaacaaaatttCACACAAAGTAACTAgcaaaactccatatgaattatggaaatgtaatttaccttcgtataaatacctcgAAGTGTGGGGTGCTTGGCAAAAGTTTCGGTACCGCCACCAAAGaaggtcactattggacctaaaaccgtggattgcatcttcatcggatatgcatATAATAGTAATGCAtatcgatttctggtacataaatctgaaatatcagacattcatgaaaaAACAGTCATGGAATTAAGAAATGCATcttttttcgaaaatatttttccatataaggaaaaacaaggttcaaaacgaactcgagaagaaagagaataTGACAAgaactcagaaactgagacaaacgtcgagatttctataaatgatatttcagaaaatgaagaaaaagatgaacctcgaagaagcaaaagagctcgaaagaaaaaatattttagtgaagatttcctaatggcatttttagtcgaaaatgttccaaaaactttgcCAAAAGCCATGATttcaccagaagctccattttggaacgaagctgtcagtagtgaatttgattctatcatgtaaaattatacatggtacataacagatttaccacctggctgcaaagcattaggaaataaatggataatgacacgaaaacgtggtggaaaatacaaatctaggcttgtagttcaaggattccgacaaaaggaaAGCTTTggatattttgatacatattctccagtaacgagaataacatcaataagactgatgatagcaatcgcagccttaagagacctagaaatccatcaaatggatgtaaaaaccgcttttctaaatggtgatttagaagaggaaatttacgtgaaacaacctgaaggttttgtcgttcccggacaggaagaaaaagtatgtcgacttgtaaagtcactttatgggcttaagcaagctcctaaacaatggcacgaaatatttgacaatacaatgatgtcaaatggtttcaaaatatatgaatgtgacaaatgcatatactacaaaactaccaaaaatgcgtatgttttactatgtctatatgtagatgatatgctcattatcggaagcaataaagacattatcaatcaaacaaagaacatgctcaaagggacatttgagatgaaagacttgggattagtagatgtaattctcggggttaaagtcacaagaaattcaaacagaattatcttaacccaatctcattatgctcaaacaatattagagagatttaaaaattactctaatagtacggcaaaaactctgttagatccccaaatgcacttgacaaagaatttaggtgaagcggtttcacaaaacgggtatgcacgtgtgatcggaagtctcatgtacttgactAATTGTACGAGACCAGATCTAGTgcatgcagtaaacgtacttagtcgatatacaactaatccaggtcatacacactggaaagctataacgagagtactcaattacttgcgctacaccaaagattttgggcttcactatggtaaagaaccatcagttttagaaggatacagtgatgctaactggatatcagattctaaaaactcaaaatccacgagtggatatgtctttacactaaGAGGAGCAGCATTATATTgaaaatctaccaaacaaacagtgttagccagatcaACCATGGAgtctgagttcatagccttagacaaatcagcagaagaagctgaatgacttagaatttttttggatattcctatgtgggagaaacctgtgccagctatacgcatacattgtgatagtcaatcagcaatagctcgggctcagaataatctctacaatggtaaatctcgtcatcagaagacgacataaaaccattagacaacttatctcaactggtgtaatcacaatagactacatcaaatcagctgacaacctagcggatccatttactaaaagtttgccacgagatgttgttgctaaatcatcaaaaggaatgggtttaaagcctataacgaatgaggatgcttgattgAAACCCTACAAATCATCAAacagaatctaaccaaagcacttgaaacaaagtagtctcttcccagctcctaagatgataaaagtgctaacaaatgtgagaaggataatcataagcttttaatgattccatagcttataaagcggagtattactcaatacttttcatggtcaatcatttaatgagtgtgaaatggggccgtttctaggagaataaATGCAAGGTTATActctctaagttcactcatgaaaaccaggaatagttcagggccacaatgaacacaatagagaactaagttctacaagaaaatgaagctgcgttatgcatgttgtctcggtctacataaaacaccggttggttcaagacatcatgttcaccttctggtaaagtaaacccaacagatattaactatgagtggttcaaggcttaaaaatgccaccaactcaaacacagtgaatttttcgcaaacactctcgataagtctgtctAGTCTAGTCAGGATTAAAATAAGTATAGTTTTAGAGTCCTtcgagtctgcatttagtctgcatatgtttagagtcatttctatttaTGTGGGGGATTATTGGATCGATTATTCTAAGCCCATGGCTGAtcagaataattaaaaatctgtGAAAAGAAATGGACCTTTGGGTCATAATAATAAAAGCCAATTCGGCTTAAATGAAGGAGAAAGGGAAGCAAAATTCCCATATCGGGGAGCAACACCAAGGCTGAGTGATATATATATGCATTCATGCTATCATGGGTTAACCAGCTTCAGAGAGGAGGAGGCTCCCCAagcgcgcgccgccgccgccgtccggccggctcggcgtgggcgtgggtcttgggtcttgggtcttggtggaaGGCATCCGGCCCAATAAgactattctttttggaccaagttaagctcaaagTTTTGCAATTTAATTCCCGAAAAAACAGcatgcattttatttaaaacaacacGTGTTGCATCAGTTGCGGaaagtggctcgtcttctccTCTTTATAAACTCGTCTCCTCCTTCATTTCTCATTACGTTTTTTCACAACCAAAACCAGCAAATCCTATAGCGTAAGtctagagagtgtttcgtagaaatATTAGTTCGTTAGAGGTTCTTCACGAGTGCCGCGTGATAACCTATCATGGTTTTATTGTGGGACTCCTATTCGTACAGATCCGTCGCACCAACGAAGTGAATAttaagagttaaggaaagagatttgTCTCGACTCCATGGTTTCATTTTCGTTACGGTTTTGAATCgtatatatattttccttaacgTCGTTTATATTATATCGTTTCTTTTgatccggttttccggcttctacaGTTTCTTCCTCCCAATCCCTCTCTTTAGCAGTCAAGCAATGGAAGCAGAGACTCCTGGAGAGCGTAAGGAAAGGAGGTCTTGGACGCCTGTAGATGATGTTGCTCTCATTAGCGCTTGGCTTAACACAAGCAAAGACCCGGTGGTAGGTAACGAGCAAAGAGCTGGTATcgtactccataatatgatcatagaagacgaacgagatggatacactcaatttgatgtttcagagttccaacaaggagaagacaccGGAACTGCACATGTCGATCTCGCTTTTTCAACGGATATgcctacaaatatcgccaatatgatgaGTGTTTTAAACAAGAATTCGTAATCGACAAATGCATCGACAACTCAAacatgatttggttgaacatttgTGGActaaatttggacgtgatgaagacaacaactgagtTCCGaatgtttctttcaaattaGTCGGctcgtttattttattaatccttgttgttttaattaatattttatgtttaaaatgttatattttattatgtttattttaattttatctaaaaaaccaaaaatatatcaaGCACCCCTAATTAAAATCCCTCTATTGGAGAACACATCTTAATGAAATCTTAACTAAAGTACTTAGGTCCGATCAAAgttcaattaattaattaaatactaGTTAAGCAATCCATATGAGATTTATGGTTAAAGATCGTTTAAAAACCCtccgataatcatgctctaaatttttttttttctcacccGAATGTGAAAAGTTAAGCCATGCCAGTATTTAAATTTACATGGAACTGTGAGTGAATCAGAAAATCTATCCATTCACTGATTGATTGCCGATTAAATAGTGAAGACAACTTATCCACAAAAAGACAAACTTATACTACTAAtaattggaaaaaaatatacgataatttattttttattttggttcacATTAACTACGtaagaaattaaacaaattttggGAAAATTATGACATTATGTGTGCGTAAGATCACATGCAGAAAGCCACGTCTTGGTACGATAGACAAGGGTGGACTTTTAGGATTTATTTTGCTTAGCCATTTTAGCGACTATAGAGTGAGACATGTGCATATATGAAGTCACGGGTGAGTTAGCTGGCTCGCTTCTAGTTTCGTCATTAAAGTTGTATCCTTATgacctttgtttttattttttctttatttcttcttcgagttttttttttctgtaaatatcctttttttttgtcaacgtatAAGTATCTATTTTCCTTAAAGAGTGATTCGCATTTTACAGTGATGGAAAATACGGTTCACTATTTCACTATATGCGGTGGTATCTGTCAGTGCCGGCCCTAACCACAAGTAGAGAAATATTGGCTTCCGACGGCcaaagtaataaatattttatcggctacaaaattactaaataaactttagcctagtggttctaagaATATTATCTGTTGTTGGCAGGGAAGTAAACGGTGGATTAGAgcacgtaaaaaaatatttttattttttacagttcatttttttcattaatttttcttttttaattcatCCACCTCACTAATGTACATAGTTTGGTTTCGATTAGAGCATCCATCAGGCCTGGACCGGTGCTGGTTGTTGGAGATGATGGGTTCATTTTTCCTTGACATCTGTATCTGATATAAGCTAGATTCTGagtttgacaaaaaatttatagTAACATAATTTTAACAACTTCAACAAAGCCAGATCGTATTTAAAGTTAGATGACGTAAGCGGTACCGGCA contains these protein-coding regions:
- the LOC106390292 gene encoding protein ASPARTIC PROTEASE IN GUARD CELL 1, producing MASTRLFSLLSVFTLSLLLTTTDASSRSLLPSHETTVLDVVSSLQQTQHILSLDPTLSSLTTTTTTIPGSDPVFLNSSSPLSLELHSRDTLVASQHKDYKSLVLSRLERDSSRVAGITTKIRFAVEGIDRSDLKPVYNDETLYQPEDLTTPVVSGASQGSGEYFSRIGVGTPAKEMFMVLDTGSDINWIQCQPCSDCYQQSDPVFDPASSSTFKSLSCSAPQCGSLEVSACRSDKCLYQVSYGDGSFTVGDYATDTVTFGTNGKVNDVALGCGHDNEGLFTGAAGLLGLGGGALSMTNQIKATSFSYCLVDRDSGKSSSLDFNSVQAGTGDATAPLLRNSKIDTFYYVGLSGFSVGGQQVSIPSSVFAVDASGAGGVILDCGTAVTRLQTQAYNSLRDAFVKLTANLKKGTSSISLFDTCYDFSSLSTVKVPTVAFHFTGGKSIDLPAKNYLIPVDDAGTFCFAFAPTSSSLSIIGNVQQQGTRITYDLANNLIGLSANQC